A single region of the Arthrobacter sp. PAMC25564 genome encodes:
- the miaA gene encoding tRNA (adenosine(37)-N6)-dimethylallyltransferase MiaA, translated as MAVTPQGTTPVPPEGAHGAPVTAPPVIAVVGPTGSGKSDLAVSLALELDGEVINADSMQFYRGMDIGTAKINDAERRGVPHHLLDTMDVTGEASVSDFQRQSRALIADIHSRGKRAILVGGSGLYVRAALDVLEFPGTDPAIRRRLEAELAATGPDPLRTRLERVDPVSAGRLGDARRIIRALEVFELTGRPFSSFMPGREYFQPAVQIGLSVDRALLHERLARRVHHMVDQGLLEEVRTLDAAGLRLGKTAPRALGYAQFLKVIDGESDVDAAAEATIIATRQFARRQLTWFRADPRITWLDRQDPGLVAKAAALCAPAPKDRTRPSIPL; from the coding sequence ATGGCCGTCACGCCGCAAGGCACGACGCCGGTCCCTCCGGAAGGCGCGCACGGCGCGCCGGTCACCGCGCCGCCGGTGATCGCCGTCGTCGGGCCGACGGGCTCCGGCAAGTCCGATCTTGCCGTCTCGCTCGCGCTGGAACTCGACGGCGAGGTCATCAACGCCGACTCCATGCAGTTCTACCGTGGCATGGACATCGGTACCGCCAAGATCAACGACGCCGAACGCAGGGGAGTGCCCCACCACCTCCTGGACACCATGGACGTGACCGGGGAAGCCAGCGTCTCCGACTTCCAGCGGCAGTCCAGGGCCCTGATCGCCGACATCCACAGCCGCGGCAAACGGGCGATTCTCGTCGGCGGCTCCGGGCTGTACGTCCGCGCGGCCCTGGACGTCCTGGAGTTTCCCGGCACGGACCCGGCCATCCGCCGCCGCCTCGAAGCGGAGCTGGCAGCGACGGGACCGGACCCGCTGCGGACCAGGCTGGAACGTGTTGACCCGGTATCCGCCGGCCGGCTCGGCGACGCCCGCCGGATCATCCGTGCCCTGGAGGTATTTGAACTGACCGGGCGACCCTTCAGCTCCTTTATGCCGGGCCGCGAGTACTTCCAGCCGGCCGTGCAGATCGGCCTGTCGGTGGACCGCGCGCTGCTCCACGAACGCCTCGCCCGCCGCGTCCACCACATGGTGGACCAGGGCCTGCTCGAGGAAGTCCGGACGCTCGACGCCGCCGGACTCCGGCTCGGGAAGACAGCACCCCGGGCCCTCGGCTATGCCCAGTTCCTCAAGGTCATCGACGGCGAATCGGACGTCGATGCGGCCGCGGAGGCGACCATCATCGCCACCCGGCAGTTCGCCCGCCGCCAGCTCACCTGGTTCCGCGCGGACCCCCGCATCACCTGGCTGGACCGGCAGGATCCCGGGCTGGTGGCCAAGGCCGCTGCGCTCTGCGCCCCGGCCCCTAAGGACAGGACACGGCCTAGCATTCCGCTGTGA
- the miaB gene encoding tRNA (N6-isopentenyl adenosine(37)-C2)-methylthiotransferase MiaB: protein MSLTIPSPAAGTTPSTDTASSPDTPEPRTYQVRTFGCQMNVHDSERMSGMLEAAGYVPAAGDLADVVVFNTCAVRENADNKLYGNLGMLAPVKAANPGMQIAVGGCLAQKDRETILKKAPWVDAVFGTHNVGALPALLERARHNNEAQLEILESLDVFPSTLPTKRDSVYAGWVSISVGCNNTCTFCIVPALRGKEKDRRPGDILAEIQALVDDGAIEVTLLGQNVNSYGVEFGDRQAFSKLLRACGGIPGLERVRFTSPHPAAFTDDVIDAMAETPNVMPQLHMPLQSGSDKVLKDMRRSYRSTRFLGILDKVREKIPHAAISTDIIVGFPGETEQDFQATLDVVEKSRFATAFTFQYSKRPGTPAADLPDQLPKAVVQERFERLTALQDRIAAEENARQLGRRLEVMVTAQSGRKAEETHRLSGRAQDQRLVHFSVPAGAEVPRPGDLVTVTITEAAAFHLVADPATAADYSLRRSRAGDAWDRSQADSCGAPVPGAGSGTTGVSLGMPSLPVRGR, encoded by the coding sequence GTGAGTTTGACCATTCCCTCCCCAGCAGCCGGCACCACTCCTTCCACGGATACTGCGTCATCCCCTGACACGCCGGAGCCCCGCACCTACCAGGTGCGCACCTTCGGCTGCCAGATGAACGTGCACGATTCCGAGCGCATGTCCGGGATGCTGGAAGCCGCCGGCTACGTCCCCGCCGCCGGCGACCTGGCGGACGTCGTGGTCTTCAACACCTGCGCCGTGCGGGAGAACGCCGACAACAAGCTCTACGGCAACCTCGGCATGCTGGCTCCGGTCAAGGCCGCCAACCCCGGCATGCAGATCGCCGTGGGCGGCTGCCTCGCGCAGAAGGACCGCGAAACCATTCTCAAGAAGGCGCCCTGGGTGGACGCCGTCTTCGGGACGCACAACGTCGGCGCCCTGCCTGCCCTGCTCGAGCGCGCACGCCACAACAACGAGGCCCAGCTGGAAATCCTCGAGTCCCTCGATGTTTTCCCGTCCACCCTCCCCACCAAGCGCGACTCGGTCTATGCCGGCTGGGTGTCCATCTCGGTCGGCTGCAACAACACCTGCACCTTCTGCATCGTCCCGGCCCTGCGCGGGAAGGAGAAGGACCGGCGCCCCGGCGATATCCTGGCCGAAATCCAGGCCCTCGTCGACGACGGCGCCATCGAAGTGACGCTGCTGGGCCAGAACGTGAATTCCTACGGCGTCGAATTCGGCGACCGGCAGGCGTTCTCGAAGCTGCTGCGCGCCTGCGGCGGGATTCCCGGCCTGGAACGCGTCCGCTTCACGAGCCCGCACCCCGCCGCCTTCACCGACGACGTGATCGACGCCATGGCCGAAACCCCCAATGTCATGCCGCAACTGCACATGCCCCTGCAGTCGGGCTCCGACAAGGTCCTCAAGGACATGCGGCGGTCCTACCGCTCCACCAGGTTCCTCGGCATCCTGGACAAAGTCCGCGAAAAGATCCCGCACGCCGCGATCTCCACCGACATCATCGTCGGCTTCCCCGGCGAGACGGAACAGGACTTCCAGGCCACCCTCGACGTGGTGGAGAAGTCCCGCTTCGCTACCGCCTTCACCTTCCAGTACTCCAAGCGCCCCGGCACCCCTGCTGCGGATCTGCCGGACCAGCTCCCCAAGGCCGTGGTCCAGGAGCGCTTCGAGCGGCTCACCGCCCTGCAGGACCGTATCGCGGCCGAGGAAAACGCCCGCCAGCTCGGCCGCCGCCTGGAGGTCATGGTCACCGCGCAGTCCGGCCGCAAGGCCGAGGAGACCCACCGTCTCTCGGGCCGCGCCCAGGACCAGCGCCTCGTCCACTTCTCCGTGCCTGCCGGTGCCGAGGTGCCGCGCCCCGGCGACCTCGTCACGGTCACCATCACGGAGGCCGCCGCCTTCCACCTCGTCGCCGACCCCGCCACGGCGGCTGACTACAGCCTCCGCCGCTCCCGCGCCGGCGACGCCTGGGACCGCTCCCAGGCCGACTCCTGCGGGGCCCCCGTGCCGGGTGCCGGCTCCGGCACGACGGGCGTGTCCCTGGGCATGCCGAGCCTCCCGGTCCGCGGCCGCTAG
- a CDS encoding regulatory protein RecX — protein sequence MVLRQLTNSPKSRLQLSRKLAERNVPEDVAEAVLDRFEEVRLIDDAEFADMWVRSRSRTRRLAKGALRRELAEKGIDPDTAAGALEQLSDEDEEAAARELVERKLRGSRGFEDRAERDKATRRLASMLARKGYQPSQAFRIVGEVLDAAAGHAEPGP from the coding sequence ATCGTGCTCCGGCAGTTGACGAATTCGCCGAAGAGCCGGCTGCAGCTCTCCCGCAAGCTGGCCGAGCGCAATGTCCCTGAGGACGTCGCCGAGGCCGTGCTGGACCGCTTCGAAGAAGTGCGGCTCATTGACGACGCCGAGTTCGCGGATATGTGGGTCCGCAGCCGGTCCCGGACCCGCAGGCTCGCCAAGGGCGCCCTGCGCCGTGAGCTCGCTGAGAAGGGCATCGATCCGGACACCGCGGCCGGCGCCCTGGAACAGCTCAGCGACGAGGACGAGGAAGCAGCAGCCCGTGAACTCGTCGAGCGCAAGCTCCGGGGATCCCGCGGCTTCGAAGACCGGGCCGAGCGGGACAAGGCCACGCGCCGGCTGGCCTCCATGCTCGCCCGCAAGGGGTATCAACCCTCGCAGGCGTTCCGGATTGTCGGCGAAGTCCTTGATGCTGCTGCCGGGCACGCCGAACCCGGACCCTGA
- the recA gene encoding recombinase RecA, translated as MAAAPDREKALEAALAQIDKQFGKGSVMRLGDEVRAPIEVIPTGSIALDIALGIGGLPRGRVVEIYGPESSGKTTVALHAVASAQRMGGIAAFIDAEHALDPEYAARLGVDTDALLVSQPDTGEQALEIMDMLIGSGSLDVIVIDSVAALVPRAEIEGDMGDSHVGLQARLMSQALRKITGRLSQTKTTAIFINQLREKIGVFFGSPETTTGGKALKFYASIRIDVRRIQTLKEGADSVGNRTKAKIVKNKMAPPFKIAEFDIIYGLGISREGGIIDMGVEHGIIKKSGSWFTYDGDQLGQGMENSRRFLRDNPELAAELERLIKEKLGVGVKAPAETEASPKLKAVDGF; from the coding sequence ATGGCCGCAGCCCCGGATCGTGAAAAGGCGCTCGAAGCAGCGCTTGCCCAGATCGACAAGCAGTTTGGCAAAGGCTCCGTCATGCGCCTGGGCGACGAAGTCCGTGCGCCGATCGAGGTCATCCCGACCGGCTCGATTGCACTGGACATAGCCCTTGGAATTGGCGGCCTGCCCCGCGGCCGCGTCGTTGAAATCTACGGTCCGGAATCTTCCGGTAAGACCACCGTGGCCCTGCACGCGGTGGCCAGCGCCCAGCGCATGGGCGGCATCGCCGCCTTCATCGACGCCGAGCACGCCCTCGATCCCGAATACGCTGCCAGGCTGGGCGTGGACACCGATGCCCTCCTGGTCTCCCAGCCGGACACCGGCGAGCAGGCCCTGGAGATCATGGACATGCTTATCGGGTCCGGATCACTCGACGTCATCGTCATCGACTCCGTCGCCGCACTGGTTCCCCGGGCTGAAATCGAAGGCGACATGGGCGACAGCCACGTCGGTCTCCAGGCCCGCCTGATGAGCCAGGCACTGCGTAAGATCACCGGCCGGCTGAGCCAGACCAAGACCACCGCCATCTTCATCAACCAGTTGCGCGAAAAGATCGGCGTCTTCTTCGGCTCCCCGGAAACCACCACCGGTGGTAAGGCGCTGAAATTCTATGCGTCCATCCGCATCGACGTCCGCCGGATCCAGACCCTCAAGGAGGGTGCTGACTCCGTCGGTAACCGCACCAAGGCCAAGATCGTCAAGAACAAGATGGCTCCGCCCTTCAAGATCGCCGAATTCGACATCATCTACGGCCTGGGCATCTCCCGCGAGGGCGGCATCATCGACATGGGTGTCGAACACGGCATCATCAAGAAATCCGGTTCCTGGTTCACGTACGACGGGGACCAGCTGGGACAGGGCATGGAGAACTCCCGCCGCTTCCTGCGCGACAACCCGGAACTGGCCGCAGAACTGGAGCGCCTCATCAAGGAGAAGCTCGGTGTGGGCGTCAAGGCACCGGCCGAGACCGAAGCTTCGCCGAAGCTGAAGGCCGTTGACGGCTTCTAG
- a CDS encoding DUF3046 domain-containing protein has protein sequence MDDEFGAGYSRVLSSSLVLAGVGGRTADQALSAGVPPRQVWLALCEVQDVPPERRLGRDVKPR, from the coding sequence ATGGATGACGAATTCGGGGCCGGATACTCCCGTGTCCTCAGCAGTTCGCTGGTCCTGGCGGGAGTGGGAGGCCGTACGGCCGATCAGGCACTGAGCGCCGGTGTTCCGCCCAGGCAGGTCTGGCTCGCACTGTGCGAGGTCCAGGACGTCCCGCCTGAGCGCCGGCTCGGCCGCGATGTGAAGCCCCGCTGA
- a CDS encoding MarR family transcriptional regulator, whose amino-acid sequence MSNPTEGNGVPGSAEDPAEAALTAVEQQMSLLWRRGRSISHQLSRQVHPDMDPAAYGLLSVIRKQGPIRLTELASCIGVGKPSVSRQVAFLENLGLVSKEADPVDGRAQSIRLTPKGEEKMHQVQDARREVFRERLAEWPAEELQALARYMAKLNSTYERDGFPKDD is encoded by the coding sequence ATGAGCAACCCAACCGAGGGTAACGGTGTCCCCGGCAGCGCCGAGGATCCTGCCGAGGCAGCACTGACCGCCGTCGAGCAACAGATGAGCTTACTCTGGCGCCGCGGCCGTTCCATCTCCCATCAGCTGTCCCGGCAGGTCCACCCCGACATGGATCCGGCCGCCTACGGCCTCCTGAGCGTGATCCGCAAGCAGGGCCCCATCCGCCTGACGGAGCTGGCCTCGTGCATCGGCGTCGGCAAGCCTTCGGTGAGCCGGCAGGTCGCATTCCTGGAAAACCTCGGCCTGGTGTCCAAGGAGGCCGATCCCGTCGACGGCCGCGCACAGTCGATCCGGCTCACGCCCAAGGGCGAAGAGAAGATGCACCAGGTTCAGGATGCCCGGCGCGAGGTCTTCCGCGAACGGCTGGCAGAATGGCCGGCCGAGGAACTGCAGGCGCTCGCCCGCTACATGGCGAAGCTCAACTCCACCTACGAACGCGACGGCTTCCCGAAGGACGACTAG
- a CDS encoding helix-turn-helix transcriptional regulator has product MVKQPVSVNGVVRWKDVGLADQAKSEQKGRKMVVLRHEIGDVLRDVRQRQGRTLREVSHSARVSLGYLSEVERGQKEASSELLSSICSALDVPLSLMLREVSDRVAVAEGVAVPDTVPQEFAQRYGRDLDRELNSDLNEELAKGLLSGAR; this is encoded by the coding sequence ATGGTAAAGCAGCCCGTATCCGTAAACGGCGTTGTCCGCTGGAAGGATGTGGGCCTCGCCGATCAGGCAAAGAGCGAACAGAAGGGGCGCAAAATGGTTGTACTTCGTCACGAAATCGGTGATGTGCTTCGCGATGTCCGCCAACGCCAAGGCCGTACCCTCCGCGAAGTCTCGCACAGTGCCCGCGTTTCCCTGGGCTACTTGAGCGAAGTGGAACGCGGCCAGAAGGAAGCCTCCTCGGAGCTGCTGTCCTCGATCTGCTCGGCCCTCGATGTCCCGCTCTCGCTCATGCTCCGTGAAGTCAGCGACCGCGTCGCCGTCGCCGAGGGTGTGGCAGTGCCGGACACCGTCCCGCAGGAGTTCGCGCAGCGCTATGGCCGCGACCTGGACCGGGAGCTTAACTCGGACTTGAACGAGGAACTGGCCAAGGGACTGCTTTCCGGGGCACGCTAA
- a CDS encoding nicotinamide-nucleotide amidohydrolase family protein — protein sequence MINLHPNLHRMAGQAVTGAMDRGLTVATAESLTAGMVAAVLADTPGASGMLQGGVVSYANSVKVGVLGVPGELLDAVGSVDGRVAAAMAEGARRICGADIGVSTTGVAGPEPRDGKAVGTVFIGVATAGGATSYAYAFEGSRPEIRSLACGAALERLLEALSS from the coding sequence ATGATCAATCTGCACCCCAATCTTCACCGCATGGCCGGGCAGGCCGTCACCGGCGCCATGGATCGCGGGCTGACAGTGGCCACCGCCGAATCCCTCACGGCCGGCATGGTGGCCGCCGTGCTGGCTGACACCCCCGGCGCCTCCGGCATGCTGCAGGGCGGTGTGGTGTCCTACGCCAACTCGGTTAAGGTAGGTGTCCTGGGCGTCCCCGGCGAACTGCTCGACGCCGTCGGTTCCGTGGACGGCCGGGTCGCGGCGGCGATGGCCGAGGGTGCCCGCAGGATCTGCGGTGCCGACATCGGCGTGTCCACCACCGGCGTGGCCGGCCCCGAACCGCGCGACGGCAAAGCGGTGGGCACGGTCTTCATCGGCGTCGCCACGGCCGGCGGGGCCACGTCGTACGCCTACGCTTTCGAGGGCAGCCGGCCGGAAATCCGTTCCCTCGCCTGTGGCGCCGCCTTGGAGCGCCTGCTCGAAGCCCTATCTTCCTGA
- the pgsA gene encoding CDP-diacylglycerol--glycerol-3-phosphate 3-phosphatidyltransferase, which translates to MTSAEANSAGSASRIWNLPNILTMLRIVLVPFFVWFLVADAPGLHAQNGLWRWIAAATFAVAIYTDKLDGDIARSRGLITDFGKIADPIADKLLIGSALVMLSLLQELPWWVTILILVREWGITALRFFVIRYGVIPASRGGKLKTVVQTVAIFLYVIPLASLAPWLGAVAFAVMMVALAITLWTGGEYVIEALKLRASGIRAAKQQVQEGKP; encoded by the coding sequence GTGACTAGCGCCGAAGCCAACAGCGCCGGGTCCGCCTCGCGGATCTGGAACCTGCCGAACATCCTGACGATGCTGCGGATTGTGCTGGTGCCATTTTTCGTCTGGTTCCTCGTGGCCGACGCTCCGGGGCTGCACGCCCAGAACGGGCTCTGGCGCTGGATTGCCGCCGCGACGTTCGCGGTGGCCATCTACACGGACAAGCTCGACGGCGACATCGCCCGCAGTCGCGGACTGATCACCGACTTCGGCAAGATCGCGGACCCGATCGCTGACAAACTCCTGATCGGCTCCGCACTGGTCATGCTGTCCCTGCTGCAGGAGCTCCCGTGGTGGGTCACCATCCTGATCCTGGTCCGTGAGTGGGGCATCACGGCACTGCGCTTCTTCGTCATCCGCTACGGCGTGATCCCTGCATCGCGCGGCGGAAAGCTCAAGACCGTCGTGCAGACGGTGGCCATCTTCCTCTACGTCATTCCGCTGGCTTCCCTCGCGCCATGGCTCGGCGCCGTGGCCTTCGCCGTCATGATGGTCGCCCTGGCCATCACGCTCTGGACCGGCGGCGAATACGTCATCGAGGCACTCAAGCTGCGCGCCAGCGGCATCCGGGCAGCGAAACAACAGGTTCAGGAAGGCAAGCCATGA
- a CDS encoding DNA translocase FtsK — MATRTSSAPRGNSSGKSGSTTGRSSGTAASKTSRSQGTSGTARTRQLAAVEPKQPWLVRVMAGAWLGVAHIVGAGVRRIGQDVSDLAPEERRDGAALFNLALGVFIATFAWWGFQGWLPDLVFGIVNGTFGWMSLLLPLMLFVCAFRLFRQPVDGRGNNRIGIGFLIMTFAGSGLAHIIGGQPTVADGFDGLRHAGGMLGYLAAAPLAALHPAVPVAVYSVLAFTSLLIVTATPFGAIPSRLRDAYEHLMGIDLQDEDGDGGRHDRSYLYGNDAAAPAKKKRRRLFGKDHGADARLEGYVGDEAFERALIEDEDERAAEAAKGGKGARSVAPGVRRPTQAEIAVEKIKAAQGLGTAGSVSGSAAGNATEAIPLVTPGMVAAGSLNQPSTPAVAAAQVPSRPVTPPPLPTPIPQRTEQLSLAGDVTYTLPSSDVLTPGSIPKERTEANDAIVASLTETLNQFNVDAQVTGFSRGPTVTRYEIELSPGTKVERVTALSKNISYAVASSDVRILSPIPGRSAIGIEIPNTDRETVSLGDVLRSQNARRTEHPMVIGVGKDVEGGYVVANLAKMPHLLVAGATGAGKSAFVNAMITSILMRATPDEVRMVMVDPKRVELTAYEGVPHLITPIITNPKKAAEALQWVVREMDARYDDLANYGFKHIDDFNKAVRAGKVIPPEGSKRVIRPYPYLLVIVDELADLMMVAPRDVEDSIVRITQLARAAGIHLVLATQRPSVDVVTGLIKANVPSRMAFATSSVTDSRVVLDQPGAEKLIGQGDALFLPMGASKAMRVQGAWVTESEIHKVVEHVKGQLKAVYRDDVAPEAPKKQIDDDIGDDLDVLLQATELVVTTQFGSTSMLQRKLRVGFAKAGRLMDLLESRGVVGPSEGSKARDVLVKPDDLAAVLAAMNGLEAPAVADSQTAALSENANANIAQGGYAEDLVAADLDRRTQNTEYHDGADGGSGDEDGSEDAWSLTGR, encoded by the coding sequence ATGGCGACACGAACTTCCTCCGCGCCAAGAGGGAACTCAAGCGGCAAATCAGGCAGCACCACGGGCCGGAGCTCCGGCACGGCTGCATCAAAAACCAGCCGGTCGCAGGGGACCTCGGGAACCGCGCGCACCCGGCAGCTGGCGGCCGTGGAGCCGAAGCAGCCCTGGCTCGTCAGGGTCATGGCCGGCGCCTGGCTCGGCGTTGCCCACATCGTCGGCGCCGGGGTCCGCCGGATCGGCCAGGATGTCAGCGACCTCGCCCCCGAGGAGCGCCGCGACGGCGCCGCCTTGTTCAACCTCGCGCTCGGGGTCTTCATCGCTACTTTCGCCTGGTGGGGTTTCCAGGGCTGGCTCCCGGACCTGGTCTTCGGGATTGTCAACGGCACCTTCGGCTGGATGTCCCTGCTGCTGCCGCTCATGCTCTTTGTCTGTGCGTTCCGGCTGTTCCGCCAGCCCGTTGACGGACGCGGCAACAACCGGATCGGGATCGGCTTCCTGATCATGACCTTCGCCGGCTCCGGCCTGGCCCACATCATCGGCGGACAGCCGACCGTCGCCGACGGCTTCGACGGGCTGCGCCACGCGGGCGGCATGCTCGGCTACCTGGCCGCCGCGCCGCTGGCCGCGTTACACCCCGCGGTCCCGGTGGCCGTCTACAGCGTGCTGGCCTTCACCTCCCTGCTGATCGTCACGGCCACCCCCTTCGGTGCCATCCCCAGCCGTCTGCGGGACGCCTATGAGCACCTGATGGGCATCGACCTGCAGGATGAGGACGGCGACGGCGGCCGCCACGACCGCAGCTACCTGTACGGGAACGACGCCGCGGCCCCGGCGAAGAAGAAGCGCCGCCGGCTTTTCGGCAAGGACCACGGCGCCGACGCCCGCCTCGAAGGCTACGTCGGCGACGAAGCCTTCGAGCGCGCCCTGATCGAGGACGAGGACGAGCGGGCAGCCGAGGCGGCCAAGGGCGGCAAGGGCGCCAGGTCCGTGGCCCCCGGCGTCCGCCGGCCCACCCAGGCCGAGATCGCCGTCGAAAAGATCAAGGCGGCCCAGGGCCTTGGCACGGCCGGCAGCGTGTCCGGGTCAGCGGCCGGGAATGCCACCGAGGCCATCCCGCTCGTCACCCCCGGCATGGTGGCCGCGGGTTCCCTGAACCAGCCCTCCACTCCGGCCGTGGCCGCCGCCCAGGTCCCCTCCCGGCCGGTCACCCCGCCGCCGCTGCCCACCCCGATTCCACAGCGCACCGAACAGCTCTCCCTGGCCGGCGACGTCACCTACACCCTGCCGTCCTCGGATGTGCTGACGCCCGGGTCCATCCCGAAGGAGCGCACCGAGGCCAACGATGCGATTGTGGCCTCGCTGACCGAGACCCTGAACCAGTTCAACGTGGATGCCCAGGTCACGGGTTTCAGCCGCGGCCCCACCGTCACGCGCTACGAAATCGAACTCTCGCCGGGCACCAAGGTGGAACGCGTCACGGCCCTGTCCAAGAACATTTCCTACGCCGTCGCAAGCTCTGATGTGCGCATCCTGAGCCCGATCCCCGGCAGGTCCGCGATCGGTATCGAGATCCCCAACACGGACCGCGAGACCGTGTCGCTGGGTGACGTGCTGCGGAGCCAGAACGCCCGCCGCACGGAGCACCCCATGGTCATCGGTGTCGGCAAGGACGTCGAGGGCGGCTACGTCGTCGCCAACCTCGCCAAGATGCCGCACCTCCTGGTGGCCGGCGCGACCGGTGCTGGTAAATCTGCCTTCGTGAATGCCATGATCACCTCCATCCTGATGCGCGCCACCCCCGACGAGGTGCGCATGGTCATGGTGGACCCCAAACGCGTGGAACTCACCGCCTACGAAGGCGTCCCGCACCTCATCACGCCCATCATCACCAACCCGAAGAAGGCCGCCGAGGCCCTGCAATGGGTGGTCCGGGAAATGGACGCCCGGTACGACGACCTCGCCAACTATGGCTTCAAGCACATCGATGACTTCAACAAGGCCGTCCGGGCCGGCAAGGTGATCCCGCCCGAGGGTTCCAAGCGGGTCATCCGGCCGTACCCGTACCTGCTGGTGATCGTGGACGAACTCGCCGACCTCATGATGGTGGCCCCGCGCGACGTCGAGGATTCCATCGTCCGCATCACCCAGCTGGCCCGCGCCGCCGGCATCCACCTGGTCCTCGCCACCCAGCGGCCGTCGGTCGACGTCGTCACCGGCCTGATCAAGGCCAACGTGCCTTCCCGGATGGCGTTCGCGACGTCCTCGGTCACCGACTCCCGCGTGGTCCTGGACCAGCCGGGGGCCGAGAAGCTCATCGGCCAGGGCGACGCGCTCTTCCTGCCGATGGGCGCCTCGAAGGCGATGCGCGTGCAGGGCGCCTGGGTCACCGAGTCCGAGATCCACAAGGTGGTGGAGCACGTCAAGGGCCAACTCAAGGCCGTCTACCGTGACGACGTCGCCCCCGAGGCGCCGAAGAAGCAGATCGACGACGACATCGGCGACGATCTCGACGTCCTGCTGCAGGCCACGGAGCTGGTGGTCACCACCCAGTTCGGATCCACCTCGATGCTGCAGCGCAAGCTGCGGGTCGGTTTTGCCAAGGCCGGCCGGCTCATGGACCTGCTTGAGTCCAGGGGAGTGGTGGGCCCCTCCGAGGGGTCCAAGGCCCGCGACGTGCTGGTGAAGCCGGACGACCTGGCCGCGGTCCTGGCTGCCATGAACGGGCTGGAGGCGCCCGCCGTCGCCGATTCCCAGACCGCCGCGCTGAGCGAGAATGCGAACGCAAACATCGCCCAGGGCGGCTACGCAGAGGACCTCGTGGCCGCCGATCTGGACCGGCGGACGCAGAACACCGAGTATCACGACGGCGCCGACGGCGGCTCTGGGGACGAAGACGGCTCCGAGGACGCCTGGTCCCTCACCGGACGGTAG